From Prochlorococcus sp. MIT 1223, the proteins below share one genomic window:
- the folD gene encoding bifunctional methylenetetrahydrofolate dehydrogenase/methenyltetrahydrofolate cyclohydrolase FolD codes for MGIKIDGKALAKDIEQRLVHEIDVEIDHAGRPPGLAVIRVGDDPASGVYVRNKEKACSRIGVKSFVLHLDKKTTIDQLISEIDLLNQNQNVDGILIQLPLPAGLNEDLVLKAISPSKDADGLHPLNLGKLLKGEIGPRSCTPAGIMALLSSNEITIEGKRAVVVGRSILVGKPMAIMLQEANATVSVAHSRTKNLIELTSQAEILVVAAGKPNLITDKHVRNNAVVIDVGIHRVKNHLMENQSGTKLCGDVDFEKVESKVSAITPVPGGVGPMTVSMLLVNTVSLWQEHCGLSFTLSDLLP; via the coding sequence ATGGGAATTAAAATTGATGGTAAAGCACTCGCCAAAGATATTGAGCAGAGACTTGTTCATGAGATTGATGTTGAGATAGATCATGCTGGAAGGCCCCCTGGTCTAGCAGTCATTCGTGTTGGTGATGATCCTGCAAGTGGAGTTTACGTAAGGAATAAAGAAAAAGCTTGTTCTCGGATTGGAGTTAAGAGCTTTGTCTTACACCTTGATAAGAAAACCACAATAGATCAATTAATATCAGAAATTGATTTATTAAATCAAAATCAAAATGTAGACGGAATTCTGATTCAATTGCCTTTACCTGCAGGATTAAATGAAGACTTAGTCTTGAAAGCTATTAGCCCAAGTAAAGATGCTGATGGTTTACACCCTTTAAATTTAGGCAAATTGTTGAAAGGTGAAATTGGACCAAGATCATGTACTCCTGCTGGAATAATGGCTTTGCTTTCAAGTAATGAAATAACCATTGAAGGTAAAAGAGCAGTAGTAGTGGGAAGAAGTATTTTAGTGGGAAAGCCTATGGCAATAATGCTGCAGGAAGCTAATGCAACTGTGTCTGTAGCTCATTCACGTACAAAAAACTTAATTGAATTAACAAGTCAAGCTGAAATACTTGTAGTAGCAGCAGGTAAACCCAATTTAATTACTGATAAACATGTTAGGAATAATGCTGTTGTGATTGATGTGGGAATCCATAGAGTGAAAAACCATTTAATGGAAAACCAATCGGGAACAAAACTCTGTGGAGATGTTGATTTTGAGAAGGTTGAATCTAAAGTAAGCGCTATTACTCCTGTCCCTGGGGGCGTAGGTCCTATGACGGTTTCAATGCTTTTAGTAAATACAGTCAGTCTTTGGCAAGAACATTGCGGTTTGTCATTTACTCTTAGTGATCTTCTCCCATAA
- a CDS encoding divergent PAP2 family protein, protein MNFIESSISMFYDLLTNEVLVWALIACGLAQVSKLFFEVFKNGKWRPAVLIETGGMPSSHSALVSGTAAGIGLKLGFNDPVFSLAAVIAFIVMYDASGIRRSAGITAATVNKLVKETDQDPLNPLKESLGHTRLEVLVGSIFGPTVALIGIVYIGSPVDLFQTLKFALA, encoded by the coding sequence ATGAATTTTATTGAATCTTCGATATCTATGTTTTATGACTTATTAACTAATGAAGTTTTAGTTTGGGCGTTGATTGCTTGCGGATTAGCTCAAGTTTCGAAACTTTTTTTTGAAGTATTCAAAAATGGCAAATGGAGACCTGCTGTTCTTATCGAAACAGGAGGTATGCCATCAAGTCACTCTGCGTTGGTTTCAGGTACGGCTGCTGGAATTGGTCTAAAATTAGGTTTTAATGATCCAGTCTTTTCACTCGCAGCGGTAATTGCTTTTATTGTTATGTACGATGCTAGTGGCATTAGAAGATCGGCTGGTATAACGGCTGCAACAGTTAATAAGTTGGTTAAAGAAACTGACCAGGATCCTTTAAACCCATTAAAAGAAAGCTTGGGGCATACTCGACTAGAAGTACTAGTAGGAAGTATCTTTGGACCAACTGTAGCTTTAATAGGAATTGTCTATATAGGATCACCTGTTGACCTATTTCAGACTCTAAAATTTGCTTTAGCTTGA
- a CDS encoding HDIG domain-containing metalloprotein, whose product MKRFRRHWLRSQSPRRSVLLWNPAEKVGLFLVCIFIAIISSYKLLAVPELRPGDLSPFDAIAPREDVITDSSALKKKRSELQALTFVKVIDKKETENLLSKLNNNLKNLQLLIENNEVERSEIKLKAKERYWLYNQYKENKEKWQKEIIFVSKNMLSQGLVKNLAIDQLKDSAALQLSLFNPVNSTSNSIGSKLIAKTFEGKTNLKHDPTRSQKLFEEQISKQGIPKHPLIKKGDLIIQKGDVINQKDFDFLAHFGLIKITPRPTEWFYKFTEALASCGVLILIMRREKPRLKTRQALLSLGLISIVQVSKIWFGAAISPLAIIVPPTLLLSQGIGTASALAWMSIACFIWPAPVTGIEEGRLIIAAISAALVAFLGRRMRSRAELLQIAILLPCLALGGEWFFLRSQFSYIKINSVNLSSGAESLISEAFVVGAIIMFTILLLPIIENTFGLLTSARLMELADQERPLLRRLSKEAPGTFEHTLMICGLAEEGARSIGADIDLIRTGALYHDVGKLHAPEWFIENQEDGVNPHDAIKDPFKSADILQAHVDEGLKLARRYRLPGAIADFIPEHQGTLKMGYFLHQARQKDPSTSEKRFRYRGPNPQSKETAILMLADGCEAALRSLEAKTTDNEACDTVRKIIKSRQTDGQLLESSLTRSEMELVIQGFVRVWRRMRHRRLKYPVSTQKKLIN is encoded by the coding sequence ATGAAAAGGTTTCGGAGACATTGGCTACGCAGCCAATCTCCCAGACGTTCTGTACTTCTATGGAACCCTGCAGAGAAGGTTGGATTGTTTTTGGTATGCATTTTTATCGCAATTATCTCAAGCTATAAATTATTAGCTGTTCCTGAATTGAGGCCTGGAGATTTATCTCCATTCGATGCAATAGCACCAAGAGAAGATGTAATTACAGACAGTTCTGCATTGAAAAAGAAACGCTCGGAACTACAAGCTTTAACATTTGTAAAAGTTATAGATAAAAAGGAGACTGAAAATCTTTTAAGTAAATTAAATAATAATCTAAAAAATCTTCAACTTCTAATTGAAAATAATGAGGTTGAAAGAAGTGAAATCAAATTAAAAGCAAAAGAAAGGTATTGGCTTTATAACCAATATAAAGAAAATAAAGAAAAATGGCAGAAAGAAATTATTTTTGTTTCCAAAAATATGCTTAGCCAAGGCTTAGTTAAGAATCTTGCAATAGACCAACTGAAAGACTCAGCTGCACTTCAATTGTCGTTATTTAACCCTGTTAATTCAACCTCCAACTCTATTGGGAGTAAATTAATTGCAAAAACATTCGAAGGCAAAACAAATCTCAAGCATGATCCAACAAGAAGTCAAAAGCTTTTTGAGGAGCAAATAAGTAAGCAAGGTATACCTAAGCATCCTTTAATTAAAAAAGGAGATTTAATCATTCAAAAAGGCGATGTTATAAACCAAAAGGACTTTGATTTTCTGGCTCATTTTGGATTAATAAAAATAACGCCAAGACCCACTGAATGGTTTTATAAATTCACAGAAGCACTAGCAAGTTGTGGGGTTTTGATATTAATAATGAGAAGAGAAAAACCAAGGTTAAAGACACGACAAGCACTTCTTTCATTAGGATTGATATCAATTGTTCAAGTAAGCAAGATTTGGTTTGGAGCAGCAATAAGTCCTCTTGCAATAATCGTGCCACCTACTCTTTTATTATCGCAAGGGATTGGAACTGCTTCGGCTTTAGCTTGGATGTCAATAGCATGCTTCATATGGCCTGCACCTGTAACTGGTATTGAAGAAGGCAGATTAATAATTGCAGCCATCTCAGCTGCTTTGGTTGCATTCCTAGGAAGAAGAATGAGAAGTCGTGCAGAACTACTACAAATTGCAATTTTATTGCCTTGTCTTGCTTTAGGAGGAGAATGGTTTTTTCTTAGAAGTCAATTTTCTTATATAAAAATAAATTCAGTAAATCTATCCTCAGGAGCAGAAAGCTTGATATCAGAGGCATTTGTAGTTGGAGCAATAATAATGTTTACAATCCTTCTTTTACCAATAATAGAAAACACTTTTGGTCTATTAACAAGTGCTCGATTAATGGAACTTGCAGACCAAGAAAGACCTTTACTAAGGAGACTTTCAAAAGAAGCTCCTGGTACATTTGAGCATACGTTAATGATTTGCGGACTAGCTGAAGAAGGAGCCAGAAGCATAGGAGCAGATATTGACCTAATCAGAACAGGAGCTTTATATCATGACGTAGGGAAACTGCATGCTCCCGAATGGTTTATAGAGAATCAAGAAGATGGTGTTAATCCACATGATGCGATAAAAGATCCATTTAAAAGTGCAGATATTTTGCAAGCCCATGTTGATGAAGGATTAAAACTTGCTAGGAGATATCGTCTCCCTGGAGCAATTGCTGATTTTATTCCAGAACATCAAGGGACATTAAAGATGGGATATTTCCTCCATCAAGCAAGACAAAAAGATCCTTCTACATCTGAAAAAAGGTTTCGTTATAGAGGACCTAATCCACAATCTAAGGAAACTGCGATCCTTATGTTGGCAGATGGTTGTGAAGCTGCTCTAAGATCTCTTGAAGCAAAAACCACTGATAATGAAGCCTGCGATACTGTTAGAAAAATAATAAAGTCCCGTCAAACAGATGGCCAACTTTTAGAGAGCAGCTTAACTAGATCAGAAATGGAATTAGTTATACAAGGCTTCGTAAGAGTATGGAGAAGAATGCGTCATAGACGTTTGAAATATCCAGTTAGTACACAAAAGAAATTAATAAATTAA
- the crtE gene encoding geranylgeranyl diphosphate synthase CrtE, with protein sequence MPKAVISSFDFADYLANSKNLIEAALDDSLGPENPELLRDAMRYSLLAGGKRLRPILCLAACELACGDSEKAMPTAVALEMIHTMSLIHDDLPSMDNDDLRRGRPTNHKVYGDAIAILAGDALLTRAFEMVAIRTSDVPADRLLMVVGELSLAAGAPGLVGGQVVDLESEGKEVDLDTLEYIHLHKTGALLRACLICGALIGGAKQDLLDALDVYAKGIGLAFQIIDDILDVTASSEVLGKTAGKDLIADKTTYPKLIGLEKSKERANELVQAAKDALNPWKEKSAPLLALADYITNRDR encoded by the coding sequence ATGCCTAAGGCGGTCATTTCCTCTTTTGACTTTGCTGATTATTTGGCAAATTCGAAGAATCTTATAGAAGCAGCTTTGGATGATTCTCTGGGCCCAGAGAACCCAGAGTTACTAAGAGATGCCATGAGATACTCATTGCTTGCAGGAGGTAAGAGACTTCGCCCAATCCTTTGTTTGGCTGCTTGCGAGCTTGCTTGTGGAGATTCAGAGAAAGCTATGCCCACAGCAGTGGCTTTAGAAATGATTCATACGATGTCATTAATTCACGATGATCTTCCTTCTATGGACAATGATGATCTTCGAAGAGGAAGACCTACTAATCACAAAGTTTATGGTGATGCAATAGCAATTCTTGCAGGAGATGCCTTGCTTACAAGAGCTTTTGAGATGGTTGCAATTCGCACTTCAGATGTTCCAGCAGATAGACTTTTAATGGTTGTTGGAGAGCTGTCTTTGGCTGCTGGTGCTCCGGGATTGGTTGGCGGTCAGGTTGTGGACTTAGAAAGTGAGGGGAAAGAAGTTGATTTAGATACTTTGGAATATATACATCTTCATAAAACCGGAGCATTATTAAGAGCATGTCTCATTTGTGGAGCATTGATTGGGGGAGCAAAGCAAGATCTTTTAGATGCTCTTGACGTTTATGCAAAAGGAATTGGACTTGCTTTTCAGATTATTGATGACATCTTAGATGTCACTGCTAGTAGCGAGGTCCTAGGAAAGACTGCTGGCAAAGACTTAATTGCAGACAAGACAACTTATCCCAAGCTAATAGGACTAGAAAAATCTAAAGAAAGAGCAAATGAGCTAGTTCAGGCGGCGAAAGACGCGCTGAATCCTTGGAAAGAGAAATCAGCACCCCTTCTAGCATTAGCTGATTACATAACAAATAGAGATAGATGA